The Synergistaceae bacterium genomic interval GTCGTGCTGCGCGTTAATGACAAAGGAGAGAGGATACCTCTCACAATAGCGGATTATGACAGGGATAAGGGGCTTATACGCCTTATCTTCCAGGTTGTTGGAAAGACAACGGCGACAATGTCATGCCTTAATGTCGGAGACTCCATCCTTGACATATCGGGCCCGCTCGGTAAGCCCAGCGAGGTGGAAAAATACGGGACCGTAATGATGGTCGGCGGCGGAGTTGGCATAGCGGCTCTCTACCCGATAATCAAGGCGCTTAAGCTCGCCGGCAACAAGGTCATCACGATTCTCGGCGGACGGACCTCGGAGCTTGTCATAATGAAGGATGAATGTGCAAAGTACTCAGATGAGCTTATCGTCACGACGGACGACGGTTCGGAAGGGATGAAGGGCGTGGTCACCGAGGCGATGAAGATGATCGTCGAGCGCGGAGAAAAGATAGACAAATGCTGGTGCATAGGCCCCTCGATAATGATGAAGTTCGGCACAAAGGCGGCGGCGGAACTCGGCCTCCCCATAATCGTCTCCCTTAACCCGCTGATGCTCGACGGGACAGGGATGTGCGGCTGCTGCCGCGTAACTGTTGACGGCAAGATTTTCTTCGCCTGCGTCGACGGGCCTGAGTTTGACGGGCACAAGGTCAACTGGAACGAGTTCATGAGGCGGCTGTGCCAGTATAAGGACGAAGAAAAGATTTCAATGGAAAAATACGAAGCAGAAGTAGGTGGACCGACATGGCTGTAACATTTTCAAAATGGAAGACCCCTATCTCCGAGCAGGATCCTCAGGTCCGCAAGGGCAACTT includes:
- a CDS encoding sulfide/dihydroorotate dehydrogenase-like FAD/NAD-binding protein, with the translated sequence MFKVVSKQKLAPKEFDLWVEASRVASHAQAGQFVVLRVNDKGERIPLTIADYDRDKGLIRLIFQVVGKTTATMSCLNVGDSILDISGPLGKPSEVEKYGTVMMVGGGVGIAALYPIIKALKLAGNKVITILGGRTSELVIMKDECAKYSDELIVTTDDGSEGMKGVVTEAMKMIVERGEKIDKCWCIGPSIMMKFGTKAAAELGLPIIVSLNPLMLDGTGMCGCCRVTVDGKIFFACVDGPEFDGHKVNWNEFMRRLCQYKDEEKISMEKYEAEVGGPTWL